One Setaria viridis chromosome 5, Setaria_viridis_v4.0, whole genome shotgun sequence genomic region harbors:
- the LOC117856699 gene encoding uncharacterized protein translates to MADREGAVVKKGHEEGLKMAVSLLEEFGLPLGLLPLADVIEVGFVRATGYMWINQRKKVEHQFKLVSKQVSYDVEVTGYVQAKRIKKLKGVKAKELMLWPPVNEIIVDDPPTGKIHFKSLAGVTKTFPVEAFAAGQ, encoded by the coding sequence ATGGCGGACAGGGAGGGCGCCGTGGTGAAGAAGGGGCACGAGGAGGGCCTGAAGATGGCGGTGTCGCTGCTGGAGGAGTTCGGGCTGCCGCTGGGCCTGCTGCCGCTGGCGGACGTGATCGAGGTCGGGTTCGTGCGCGCCACGGGGTACATGTGGATCAACCAGCGCAAGAAGGTGGAGCACCAGTTCAAGCTGGTGAGCAAGCAGGTGAGCTACGACGTGGAGGTCACCGGGTACGTCCAGGCCAAGAGGATCAAGAAGCTCAAGGGCGTCAAGGCCAAGGAGCTCATGCTGTGGCCGCCCGTCAACGAGATCATCGTCGACGACCCGCCCACGGGAAAGATCCACTTCAAGAGCCTCGCCGGCGTCACCAAGACCTTCCCCGTCGAGGCGTTCGCCGCGGGGCAGTAA